The genomic interval CCGGGCTTCTGCTGCTCACCGGCGAACGCGGTGACCACGATCAGTCCGCCGGTCAGGGCCGGGATCACCCACTGCAACACCCGCAACTGTCGCTGCCGCGCCGCGACGCCCGCCGGCGTGCCGTTCTCCGGTGCCGTCGTCGCCACCACCGGCGCCTTGCCGGTCTTCTCCAACTGCATCCCGAGCATCCGGCTGTAGCCGGTCGCCGCCAGCGCCGCCACCGTCAGCCCGGTCTTGACGGCGCTCATCCGGCCCACACCGGCCTGGACGAACATCCGTGGACTCTCGGTGATCAGCTCACCGGCGGCACCGGCGACATGTGTGCCGATCGCCGCCGCGTTCACCGGCGTCCATTTCGCCCAGCCGGCCGAGGCCACCCCGAGCCGCTGGGTCGAGTCGCTCACCTTCGCCGCCGCGCCGTTGACCCCGATCGCCCCCATCAGGGAGCCGCCGAACCAGGCAGCCAGGCCGAGATCGTGCATCGAGCGCAGTACGGTATGCCGCTCCGACATGTGCCAACCTCCGTCGTAGGAGATGCGCCGGGTACCCGCGCCGGAGGCTTCCAATCCCGTGACCGGGGCGCTAGTCCAACACCACGCCGTCGTCGGGTACGCCCAGGTCCTGGATCCGGTAGTCGATCCCGTGCAGCGGCAGGTTCCGGACGAAGAAGACCCGCGACGGCAGCCCGCTGGACCGCCGGGCCCCCTGGGTGATCCCGGTACCGGTGAAGCAGAGCCAACTGATCCCCAGTACCTCCCGGATGAAGTAGTCCGGACCCCACGGGGTGTACCGGCGCTCCCGGGTGGTGCAGCTCGAATACCACGCCTGCTGGTCGTCGGAGTAGTAGTTGCGGGGCGGCAGCCCGAGCAGGGTGCGTTCCTCGTCGGTCGCCTCGAAGCACCCCGCCCGGGTCGGGTCGGAGAGGATCCGGAACGCCGCCTTCCAGGTCGCCGGCAGCAGGTCCATCTTGCGGCGGTTCAGCTCGCCCAACTCGATGGTGAGGGCCAACCAGGGACCGTTGGAGTTGTCGACCTGCTCGAAGGCGTCCCCGATCCAGAGGTTGGAGAGGATCTCCCGCAGGGTACGGTGCCGCTGCTCCTCGTAGTCGCCGACGAAGACGTACTTGCGGGTCTCCAGGCCGAGCCGTCCGGCCGGATCGAAGCCGTCCCGGGGTACCAGCCGGACAACCCGCTCGACCGTCGTCCGCTCCTGGTAGCGGCGGAGCAGTTCGTCGGGCGGCAGCGCCAACCGATGCCGCAGGGTGCTGCGGAGCCGCTCGGCGACCTGCCGCAGGCCACCGGTGGCGGTGACCGGGACGGCCTGCTCGAACGGCATCCCGTGGGGCAGGTCGGCGGCTGTCGCCGTCTCGTCCAGCAGGATCGGCACGACCAGGTGCCGGCCGTCCTCCGCGTGCGACGGTTCGACCGCCCCGGCCGGCCCCGCCCACTGCTGGTAGGCGCCGTCGCTGCCGCCCCGGACCAGCAGCAGGGTGACCGCCGCCCGGCGCCGCCCGGCGGGGAGCCGACCGTCCCGGTCAGCGCCGGTGGCGCCCAGCGACGGGTCGCCGGAGGGCAGGCTGCGGTGGTCGAGAAGGACCCGGAAGGGCGGACTGAGCAGGTCGTACAGTTCCTCCGCGGCGGCGCGGTCCGCAGGCGCGTACGCGATGAAGAAGTCCCAACGGTCCTCTTGGGTCATTCCCCTGCTCCCTCTCCTCGGCCTCGTCGCCGATCGGGATCGCACCGACGCCTCATCCAAGCAGTCCACCCGGCGTCCGTCGATGTGCACCACCGGCACGTTGGTCGCCGGTCTGCCGACTTTCGCAGTCGGCCCGGAGCCGTTCGTCGGGATCGGTCCAGTACCCGGGCCGGTTCCGGCCGTTCGGCGGGGGTGGCGCGGTAGCCTGCTGACCGGGCGGCGGGATGTCGCCCCGCTGTGCCACACTCCGAGGCTGCGCCTGCACAGCAGGTGGCGATGACACCGGCCGCGCCACGCCGGAACCCCCAAAGAAACACGCCGGAACCCCCAAAGAAAAAGGAAACTGCCCATGCAGCTCGATGTGCTCCAGTCCCAGCGCCAGTTCCACATCCGGCAACGGATCCGGTTCATGGTGAACCAGTACGAGGTGCACGCGGTCAACCCGGACGGCTCCGAGGGTGAACTGCTGGCCTTCGCCCAGCAGAAGCGGCTCGCCTTCAAGGAGCAGGTGACGCTCTACGCGGACGACAGCAAGCAGCAGCCGGTGCTCGGCTTCAAGGCCCGTCAGGTGATGGACCTCGGCGCGACGTACGACGTGACCGACGCCGCCGGTACTCCGATCGGCCTGTTCCGCAAGGACTTCAAGTCGTCGCTGCTGCGCTCCACCTGGCATGTCGAGCAGCCCGGTCTCGGACAGGCCACCGGTCAGGAGCGCAGCCTGCCGGTCGCGCTGCTGCGCCGGTTCGTCGACTCGCTCTCCTGGCTCCCCTACCACTTCGACTTCACCATCGGCGGCCAGCCCGCCTTCTCGGTGGTGAAGAAGTGGGGCCTGCGCGACCGGTACGTGGTCGACGTCCACCTGCCGCAGCTCGACCGCCGGCTGGTCATCGCGATGGCGGTCGGCCTGGACGCGTTGCAGAGCCGCTGACCGGGGCGCCGACCGGGCCGGAGCGCCGGTGGGGCCGGCGTCGACGTACCGGCCCCACCGGAACACGGCCCGACCCCGGGGGCGGGTCGGCGCCGGCCGGGACCGTCGCCGGCCGCCGGACCGGATCGCGGGAAACTCCGACCGGAATTGCTGGACGCTCGGATCGGCCCTGGTCAGCGACGTACGGGCGGCGGGGCGGCCTCCGGCACCGGGGCGGAACGGCACCGCCGGACGGGTACCCGGCTGGCGCGGTACCCCGTGCAGGGGGCAGCATGGCTGGCGTGTCTCAGCCTCCACAACTTGCCGCCGTGCAGGGCCGCGCCCGGGCGCTCCGCGACGGCGGTGACGATCTGGGTGCCCGACGGCTGCTCGCACAGGCACTCGACGCGGCCCGGCCGGCGTACGGCAAGGACCATCCGGAGGTGCTCGGCACCGTCGGGCTGCTGGCACGGTGGCACCGCGAGGCCGACGACCCGGCGGCGGCTCGGCGGCTGCTCGAAGAGGCGATCGTCGACGGTCAGCGCCGGTGGGGTGACGCCGATCCGCTGATGCTGTCGCTCACCTTCGAACTCGGCGCCGTCGCCGAGGAGTTGGGCAACCGGCACGAGGCGCGGCGCAACTTCGGCCGGATCGCCTCGCTGGGGCCGGGTGTGCTCGGGGAGGACCACTGGCAGGTCCGGGCCGCCCGGGACTACCTCGGCGAGCCGCCCGGCGGCGCCGCACCGGATCAGGTCGGGCCGCTCTCGGCACCGCCCGCACCGCTCTCGGCACCACCGGCACCACTGTCGGCACCACCGGCACCGCTGTCGGCACCGCCGGCCGGGCCGCCGCTGGTCTCGGCGCCACCCGCCGCGCCGCTCTCCGCACCGCCGGCCCGACCGGCCGGGGACGGGCTGTTCCGCTCGGCCGCCACCGCACCGGGGTACCTGCCGGCCACCGAGCCGGTACCGGCCCGTCCGGCGGAGGCGCAGACCTCGCCGTACGCCCCGGGCGCCGCCGAGCAGGCGTCGTCGACGTACCCGCCGTACTCGGCGCAGTCGGTCGCGCAGCTCGAGTCGTACCCGGTGATCGCACCGACCCCGACCCCCGTGGCGCCGGCGCCGGCCCCCGAGCCGAGCCGGGGCCGCGGCTCGACGGTGGCCGCCGCGGTCGCCGCCGCCGCGGCGGTGGTCGCCGCGATCGTGGTGGTGGTCGCGGTGCTGGTGGACAAGAGCGGGTCGACGGAGCAGGGGCCGACCGACGAGCGCGGTGAGCCGGTCGTCGCCGGTGAGCCGCCGACCGACGTGAAGCTGGTCGACGAGGGCTCGGCGATCACCATCAGCTGGACCGATCCGAGCGGCGGGACGGTGCCGTTCGTCGTCGCGGGCGGCCGGGCGGGCCAGCCGACCAAGCCGATGACTACGGTCGGTGCCGGCGAGACCACGTTCAAGGTGAACGCGTTGAACTCCAAGCTCGATTACTGCTTCTCGGTGCTCGCCGTCTATTCGACCAACGAATTCGCCCCGTCGGATCTTGTCTGTACGAAGCGGGACGGCGCCGGGGCGACACCACGCTGATCACAATTCGACAACCGTTCCCACCGCACTGACCTGCGGAAACGGTGATGGCCACCCGGGCTTATCCACAATTCACGCCCCGTCTGTCCACAACGGCACGTTGCGGGTACCCGCAGCCAAAGCCTCGGGCCCTATGATGGCACGCGGTTTCGGGAAAGATTCGCTGACGACGGCGGTCGGACACGACCGCCCACGGGTGGGGAGGCGGCCGGCTGTGGTCACCACAGGCAACGGCTTGACAGGCAGTGACGGGATCGGCGGGGTCGACCCCGCCGGTGTGGCGCCGGACGCGCCGCCGGCCCGTCGCCGGTCCCGGCTCCGGGGTGGACTGGTCACCATCGCCACCGTGGCGGCGCTGGCCGCCGCGATGGGTCTGACCGTGCTCGGCCTCGGCGCTGCCGACAACGCCGTGGCCAGCTACGACGCCAGTTCCTGGCTGTGGAGCATGACCAAGAGCGAGATGGCCCGGGTCAACGGGGTGACCGGTCGGGTCGACACCCGGGTGCAGATCCCGCAGGGCCGCAACCACGAGATGCAGGTCGTGCAGACCGACCGGCTGCTGATCCTGCGCGACCTGAACACCGGCCAGATCAGCTCGCTCGACCTCGCCACGCTACAGATCATGGCGACCACCAAGACGACCGCAGGGCTCGGGGTCAACGTGGCCCTGCACGAGGACGCGGCGTTCGTCGTCGACGCCGTGCAGGGAATCGTGCGCCAGCTCGACCCCCGGACGCTGACCCCGGTGGGCGAGCAGATCAACTATCCGCCGGGCATCACCGGCGGCCAGTTCGACGGGACGGGGCGGCTCTGGGTCGCCGTGCCGAGCGAGGGAACCGTCTCCGCCATCACCGCCGCCAAACTTCCGGAGTCCGACAGCGGCGGCGCGGGCGGCAGCGTCAACCCGGAGCAGATCTTCAGCGAGGCGGTCGCCGACCCGAGCCACGACCTCAAGCTCTCCACCCTGGACGACGGCGTGGCGGTGCTGGACCGGACCACCAGCACGCTCACCACGCTGCGCGGCAAGGACAAGCGTCCGATCAAACTGCCGCTCACCGGCCCGGGTGACCTGCCGCCGCGGACCACCGGCCTCCGGGTGCCGGTGACCGTGCTCGACGACCGCAACATCGTGGTGGCCGACAACGGCGCCGTCGGGCAGCAGTTCAGGGTGCCGGGTGCCGGCACCAAGCTCAACCCCGCCGTCGCCTGGGCGGACCGGTTCTACTGCGCCGACGACGACACCGGGACGGTCTACTCCTTCGACGCCGGCGGGAAGCTGCTGGAGAAGATCGAGATCCCGGGTGCCAACGGCCCGCTGGAGCTGGAGGTCCGGGAGAACCACCTCTTCATCAACGCGCCGAACTCGGCCGTCGCCCGGGTCATCGACGACCAGCACCGGGTCAAGGACGTCAACAAGTACGCCAACGACATCCTCGGTGGGGACCCGCCGCCGAACCCGCCGCCGCCTCCGCCGCCGCCGAAGCCGGTGATCAGCAAGCCGAGCGCCCCGAAGTCGGTGACCGCCGCCGCCGGCAACGCCCAGGCCCGGGTGAGCTGGCGACCGGCCGCCGCCAACGGTGCCGCCATCACCCGCTACGTGGTGCAGGGCGCCGGCCGGACCTTCGAGGTGGGCGCCAACCAGCGCTCGCTGGAGGTGACCGGCCTGACCAACGGCGAGACCTACCAGTTCGCGGTGCACGCGGTGAACGCCAAGGGCGCCGGACCGGCGAAGAAGAGCAACCCGGTCGTGCCGACCTCCGAGGTGCCGGATCCACCGGCCAGCGTCACCGCCGAGGAACGCCCGGACGGCACCGTGCTGGTCAGGTGGGCGGCCGCCAACGGCCAGGGCTACAAAATCAAGAAGTACGCCGTGACCGCGATCTCGGCCGGCGCCAACGCACCCGTCGGCGAGTCGACCAAGACCGAGCTGGTGATCCCGGCCGGCGAACTCGACTACGGCAACCAGTACGCCTTCACCGTCGTATCGATCAACGAGAAGGGCGCCGGTTCGGCCGCCTCGCCGGCCAGCAACAGCGTCGTACCGTTCAGCACCCCGGCGGCGCCGGTCAACCTCCAGGCGAAGACGGTCGCCGGCTCGCGCGGCACCGTCTCGATGACCTGGAGCCCGCCGGCCGACAACGGCCGCCCGATCACGAAATACGTGGTCGAGGCGGGCGGCAAGAAGAGCGAGGTGACCGACACCCAGGCCACCGTGGGAGAACTGGGTGACGGGGCGAACGTCACCGTCCGGGTGCAGGCGGTCAACGAGGCCGGGGCCGGCGCCGCCGCCACCGACACCGCCAGGACGGTCGCGGCGCCCCGGGTCACCATCACCGGCACCAGCGCGGACGCCACCTCGGTCACGGTCAACTTCACCGTGGACGACGGCGGCGGCCAGGCGGCCTGCTCGGTGACCCCGGCCGGGCGGGCCAAGGTCAACGGCAACTGCTCCAGCATCCGGGTCACCGGGCTGACCCCGGGGACCGACTACAGCTTCACGGTGACCGCGACCAACGCGGCCGGACCCGGCACCGACAAGGTCGACAAGGCGACCGCCGCCGTCTACGGCATCGCCACCTGCAAGAACGGCTCCTCCGGCGAGCAGCGGACGTACTGCAACTCCGACGGTCCGGGCCGCAACGGCAACGAGATCTTCTCGGTGACCCAGCAGGACGACGACCGCCAGGTCGGCTGGGCGAAGCCCGGCACCCGGATCAAGGCGCTCTGCAAGAAGTCCGGTGAGGAGGTCTACGCCTACGTCTACAACGACGACAAGCGCAGCACCTGGTGGGTCCGGATCGAGTGGAACGGCGGTAAGCCGTACATCCCGTTCGCCTGGCTCAACCTCGAGGGGGGCGACAATATCAACGTCCTGCCGACCTGCTGACCGAGTCGCCCGGTAACAGGGAGCACCTCCGGTAACAAGGAGCACCACGACCGTGAACAACCACGAGCCGCTTACCCCGCACCACGTGCAGGGCTTCGCCAACCTGGCCGCCCGGATAGCCGACAACATCAGCTCGGTGGTGCTGGGTAAGCCGCACGTGGTCCGGCTGGCGCTCACCGCGCTCTTCGCCCAGGGGCACGTCCTGCTGGAGGACGTGCCCGGGGTGGGCAAGACCACCCTGGCCCGGGCGATCGCGGCGACGGTGCACGGCCAGTGGCGGCGCATCCAGTTCACCCCGGACCTGCTCCCCGCCGACGTCTCCGGGGTGACCATCTTCAACCAGGCGAGCCGGGGATTCGAGTTCCACCCCGGCCCGGTCTTCGCCAACATCGTCATCGCCGACGAGATCAACCGGGCCTCCCCGAAGACCCAGTCGGCGCTGCTGGAGGTGATGGAGGAGCGCAACGTCACGGTGGACGGCGTTCGGCACCCGGTCCCCCGGCCGTTCCTGGTGGTCGCCACCCAGAACCCGGTCGAGATGGACGGCACCTACCGGCTGCCCGAGGCACAGCTCGACCGGTTCCTGGTGAAACTCTCCGTCGGCTATCCCGACGAGGCCGTCGAGATCGAGGTGCTCCGGGGCGCCCCGATGCGCTCCCCGGAGGCGCTGGAGCCGGTCACCGACACCGCCACCGTCGGGGAGATGGTCCGGATGGCCCAGCGGGTGCACATCGCCGACCCGCTCTACGCGTACGCGGTCAGGCTGGCCGCGGCGACCCGCAACCACCCGCAGGTCCGGGTCGGGGTCAGCCCCCGGGGCGTGATCGCGCTGACCCGGGCCGCCTGCGCGTACGCCCTGATCGACGCACGCGGCTGGATCCTCCCCGAGGACCTCAAGACCCTCGCCGAGCCGGTCTTCGCGCACCGGATCCTGCTCTCCCCCGACGCCCAGGTCCGGGGCGTCACCGCGACCGAGGTGCTGCGCGAGGCGATCGCGTCGGTGCCGGTGCCGCTCCCCTCGGGGCAGCTCGCCTCGGCCGGCACCTGATCCCGGCGCCATGACGGTCACCTCGCGCGGCATCGGCCTCCTCGTCGGCGCCGCCATCCTCCTCGTCGCCGGTTTCCGGTTCGGCTATCCCGAACTCGCCCTGCTCGGCACCACCGCCGCCATCGCGGTCGGCTGCGCCGCCGGCAACGCCAGCTGGCGGCCCCGGCTCGACGTCACCCGGGTCGCCGACCCGGACCGGGTGGGCCGGGG from Plantactinospora sp. BC1 carries:
- a CDS encoding fibronectin type III domain-containing protein, producing MSQPPQLAAVQGRARALRDGGDDLGARRLLAQALDAARPAYGKDHPEVLGTVGLLARWHREADDPAAARRLLEEAIVDGQRRWGDADPLMLSLTFELGAVAEELGNRHEARRNFGRIASLGPGVLGEDHWQVRAARDYLGEPPGGAAPDQVGPLSAPPAPLSAPPAPLSAPPAPLSAPPAGPPLVSAPPAAPLSAPPARPAGDGLFRSAATAPGYLPATEPVPARPAEAQTSPYAPGAAEQASSTYPPYSAQSVAQLESYPVIAPTPTPVAPAPAPEPSRGRGSTVAAAVAAAAAVVAAIVVVVAVLVDKSGSTEQGPTDERGEPVVAGEPPTDVKLVDEGSAITISWTDPSGGTVPFVVAGGRAGQPTKPMTTVGAGETTFKVNALNSKLDYCFSVLAVYSTNEFAPSDLVCTKRDGAGATPR
- a CDS encoding fibronectin type III domain-containing protein, yielding MAPDAPPARRRSRLRGGLVTIATVAALAAAMGLTVLGLGAADNAVASYDASSWLWSMTKSEMARVNGVTGRVDTRVQIPQGRNHEMQVVQTDRLLILRDLNTGQISSLDLATLQIMATTKTTAGLGVNVALHEDAAFVVDAVQGIVRQLDPRTLTPVGEQINYPPGITGGQFDGTGRLWVAVPSEGTVSAITAAKLPESDSGGAGGSVNPEQIFSEAVADPSHDLKLSTLDDGVAVLDRTTSTLTTLRGKDKRPIKLPLTGPGDLPPRTTGLRVPVTVLDDRNIVVADNGAVGQQFRVPGAGTKLNPAVAWADRFYCADDDTGTVYSFDAGGKLLEKIEIPGANGPLELEVRENHLFINAPNSAVARVIDDQHRVKDVNKYANDILGGDPPPNPPPPPPPPKPVISKPSAPKSVTAAAGNAQARVSWRPAAANGAAITRYVVQGAGRTFEVGANQRSLEVTGLTNGETYQFAVHAVNAKGAGPAKKSNPVVPTSEVPDPPASVTAEERPDGTVLVRWAAANGQGYKIKKYAVTAISAGANAPVGESTKTELVIPAGELDYGNQYAFTVVSINEKGAGSAASPASNSVVPFSTPAAPVNLQAKTVAGSRGTVSMTWSPPADNGRPITKYVVEAGGKKSEVTDTQATVGELGDGANVTVRVQAVNEAGAGAAATDTARTVAAPRVTITGTSADATSVTVNFTVDDGGGQAACSVTPAGRAKVNGNCSSIRVTGLTPGTDYSFTVTATNAAGPGTDKVDKATAAVYGIATCKNGSSGEQRTYCNSDGPGRNGNEIFSVTQQDDDRQVGWAKPGTRIKALCKKSGEEVYAYVYNDDKRSTWWVRIEWNGGKPYIPFAWLNLEGGDNINVLPTC
- a CDS encoding MoxR family ATPase; this translates as MNNHEPLTPHHVQGFANLAARIADNISSVVLGKPHVVRLALTALFAQGHVLLEDVPGVGKTTLARAIAATVHGQWRRIQFTPDLLPADVSGVTIFNQASRGFEFHPGPVFANIVIADEINRASPKTQSALLEVMEERNVTVDGVRHPVPRPFLVVATQNPVEMDGTYRLPEAQLDRFLVKLSVGYPDEAVEIEVLRGAPMRSPEALEPVTDTATVGEMVRMAQRVHIADPLYAYAVRLAAATRNHPQVRVGVSPRGVIALTRAACAYALIDARGWILPEDLKTLAEPVFAHRILLSPDAQVRGVTATEVLREAIASVPVPLPSGQLASAGT